In Deltaproteobacteria bacterium, the genomic window TGCTGCAAAAGGCTACCGGTCTTGTTCTTCTCGGCAGTTGTGTTGGCGCGGTGATCGTGCAGCGTGTGTACCTCATGCATCACTGGGTGAGCGATATTCTCGGAACGGTGCCGTTGGGGGTCGCGTGGTTGTGTGTGACGCTCTCGCAATCGAAGGAGCGCAACGCGTTTCGACCTATCGTATTAGCCTGCAGTGTTTTAGGTGTGGTGTATCCGCTGTTCTATTACGTTCCGGCGGTGCGGATTCATTTGCCTTCTGTGCTGTCAATGGTTCGGGAACCGGTTGTTTCCTTCTCGTTTGGGGGCACTGCTACGCCGACGTTGTTACAGGGGGCGTGGGGAGACAATGGGCAGGAAACCATAGGATCAATCACCTGGATGCAGCATGGAGAGGCGAGTATCGCGGTCCCACTACAGAGCCAGCATGGTTATTCGATGCGGTTTTCTGCTCGCCCATTTCTGCAGAATAAGAGTTTTGCTTGTTATCCTCTCGAAGTCTCACTCAATAAACATCCGGTACGACGCCTGCTGTTGTCGCGCGGCTGGCGAGAATATGAACTCTACCTTGATCCAGCGTGGGTCACTCCGGGTATCAATACATTAACCTTTCGTACCGGGGTAGGTTTTCCGGCGACGAGCCGTGAACGAGAGGCCGTTGCCTTTCATAAGGTGGCGTTGTTTGCAGAAAACAAGCAGTAGGCTACAGGCTATAGGTTGTAGCCTACTGGGGAAAAATTTATGAACTCACCTTATGCGTTCACCACACCTTAATGCGAACGTCTTCTCCCCACAGCCTGCAGCCTATAGCCTGGTTCCTATTGCTTCGCCGGCGTCTTCAACGGTCGCAAGTGTGGCATCACTTCTTCAGCGAACAAGCGAATTGACTGTAACATCTTGTCATATGGAAGGCCTGGGAGAACGAAGAAGAGAAGGTGGTCACATGGGGCGCTCTCGTGCTCTTTGATGAGGCGCTCAGTTACTTGTTCGGGCGTTCCAGCAATGACGGTATTGCGCCAGAAGTCGGTATTTTGAATTTCGGCAAAACTTGTGACATTCATCGCTTGCATTTGGCTATCGACACGCAGGTCACCAGCGGCGCCGAACCATTTGCCGTAATTACGGAAGAGATAAAAAATGTGCTCCCCGGCGTCCTTCCAGGCTTGCTCTGGGTCGCGATGAACATAAATCGGACGCAAGTTCATGACATCGTAATCCTTCGGATCGCGCCCGTATTCTTTGAGCGCTTTGACATAGATGTCATATTGCCCAAAGGCGCCGCCCATCAGATGACAACCATACTTTGCCGCGCGTCGCGTTGGCTTCAATCCACGAGCACCAATA contains:
- a CDS encoding phosphatase PAP2 family protein, with the translated sequence MINNRALRLAIVLVAIVLGELLFLATLVPLDAAVYNWIECYRGCESSRVLSVDWPLGILVILSLMVGVYLCLRRAWYEVLYGTAVIVVGGFLAELLKTVFERSRPSSVSPLLVGNSFPSGHTTSAVLLAGTLAFWLIRQRLSLLQKATGLVLLGSCVGAVIVQRVYLMHHWVSDILGTVPLGVAWLCVTLSQSKERNAFRPIVLACSVLGVVYPLFYYVPAVRIHLPSVLSMVREPVVSFSFGGTATPTLLQGAWGDNGQETIGSITWMQHGEASIAVPLQSQHGYSMRFSARPFLQNKSFACYPLEVSLNKHPVRRLLLSRGWREYELYLDPAWVTPGINTLTFRTGVGFPATSREREAVAFHKVALFAENKQ
- a CDS encoding LLM class flavin-dependent oxidoreductase gives rise to the protein MKFGVLYAFRNPPQWQQPYPDFYRAQFDQMQAVEQLGYDVVWITEHHFIEDGYLPSLLPVAAVIADRTKRVQIGTYVLLLPLHSPLRVAEDAAVVDIISNGRLILGLGQGYRLEEFEGFNINRDDRPRMTEEGIEVLIGAWSQDNFTYNGQHYQYKNVTLTPKPVQKPYPQLGIGARGLKPTRRAAKYGCHLMGGAFGQYDIYVKALKEYGRDPKDYDVMNLRPIYVHRDPEQAWKDAGEHIFYLFRNYGKWFGAAGDLRVDSQMQAMNVTSFAEIQNTDFWRNTVIAGTPEQVTERLIKEHESAPCDHLLFFVLPGLPYDKMLQSIRLFAEEVMPHLRPLKTPAKQ